The following proteins are co-located in the Telopea speciosissima isolate NSW1024214 ecotype Mountain lineage chromosome 9, Tspe_v1, whole genome shotgun sequence genome:
- the LOC122640693 gene encoding protein LSD1-like, translated as MQSQLVCNGCRNLLLYPRGATNVRCAICNMITPAPLPGMEMALICGGCRTLLMYNRGATSVRCSCCHTINLARPASSNVAHVNCGQCHTMLMYPYGAPSVKCAVCQYVTNIGTGNMRAPIHVQRPNGASIPSTSTFMPHAHGQTVVVENPMSMDESGKLVSNVVVGVTTEKR; from the exons ATGCAGAGCCAGCTTGTTTGTAATGGATGCAGGAACCTTCTTCTTTATCCTAGAGGAGCTACAAATGTCCGTTGTGCGATATGCAATATGATTACTCCAGCCCCGCTTCCAG GTATGGAAATGGCTCTTATATGTGGAGGTTGCAGAACATTGTTAATGTATAATCGTGGAGCAACAAGTGTGAGATGCTCATGCTGCCACACGATTAACCTTGCAAGACCAG CATCTAGCAATGTTGCCCATGTGAACTGTGGCCAGTGCCATACAATGCTTATGTACCCATATGGAGCACCATCAGTCAAATGTGCAGTCTGTCAATATGTTACAAACATTGGG ACGGGTAACATGAGAGCACCAATCCATGTGCAGAGACCGAATGGTGCCAGCATACCCTCAACTTCAACG TTCATGCCACATGCCCATGGCCAAACTGTTGTTGTTGAGAACCCTATGTCCATGGATGAAAGTGGGAAACTG GTCAGCAATGTTGTTGTTGGAGTTACCACAGAGAAAAGATAA
- the LOC122639057 gene encoding TMV resistance protein N-like, whose product MEYYCFQFIYCDFLRGTRKLPNTFLRQNQLGNQESYSSKPTCKPISGFVEIKERALSASYFSLIATTTSNFQLQLHGSTRFGSPSSSAASTSTGSSSYDVFLNFRGEDTRKNFTGFLYKTLKDRGINVFIDSENLWTGEAIGPALHKAIEGSKISIPVFSKGYEDSKWCLQELAHIVQCQRSHNQIVLPIFFYVDPSDVWNQTGTFEESFQKHATKNFESSTIESWREALRVVGNLKGEVLDETKDQAELVELVVKRALGELVSSTHLADCKYRIDMDFRENYLLSLLNIGSNDVQFVGICGFGGIGKTTIAKVVYNRNLSTFNRHSFLSDIREQATQCMGLVSLQKRFLTDIFQTDFDIGDIHRGKKLIEERVCKEKVLVVLDDVDAKEQIDALAGGLNWFGQGSRVIITTRDEHILNMANVNRDKIYWPQLLDHEHSLQLFSCHAFQNNQPPEDYMQLSLDVAFHSGGLPLILEVFGSYLLDLSDREEWESTLQTLKEIPPEEVQRRLKLSYDNLENDFQKTIFLDAACFFIGWEKEVVISIWEACGYHPKSAIYRLIKRSLLKFEGGLGCEHLTMHNHIRDIGREIVLDESRMEPGKRSRLWSDGEILEVLEGHTGTDMIKGMSLPDPSRLLINLTSESFETMPNLRFLNISSAKFMGDFSRFPFALRCFMWINHSEIILPTNFYHKRLVYLNLSGSNFKQVSNIKPEDENKRFQNLKVLNLSYCRYLSKSPDFSWFPYLEQLDLQSCDSLDELDESIRQLSQLKSLLLKRSILKKLPESIGDLKSLVKLNLKATQIEELPDSISRMNSLKELILNQCNSLKKLP is encoded by the exons CTACTCATCAAAACCAACTTGTAAACCAATAAGCGGCTTCGTTGAGATAAAAGAAAGAGCTCTTTCAGcatcttatttttctttaattgcaACTACAActtccaacttccaacttcAACTTCATGGCAGCACTAGATTTGGttccccctcctcctctgcTGCCTCCACAAGTACTGGATCTTCGAGTTACGATGTGTTTCTCAACTTTAGGGGTGAAGATACTCGTAAAAACTTCACTGGCTTCCTTTACAAAACTCTGAAAGATAGAGGGATTAATGTCTTTATTGACAGTGAAAATCTGTGGACTGGAGAAGCAATTGGCCCAGCCCTCCATAAAGCGATTGAAGGCTCCAAAATCTCAATCCCTGTCTTCTCCAAAGGTTATGAGGATAGCAAATGGTGCCTGCAGGAACTTGCTCATATAGTTCAATGCCAAAGATCCCACAATCAAATTGTCCTCCCTATATTCTTCTACGTTGATCCATCAGATGTTTGGAATCAGACCGGAACTTTTGAAGAATCATTCCAAAAACACGCGACAAAGAATTTCGAATCCTCTACCATAGAGAGTTGGAGGGAAGCTTTAAGAGTGGTAGGGaatttgaaaggagaagttctCGACGAAACTAA GGATCAAGCAGAGTTAGTTGAATTAGTTGTCAAAAGGGCTCTGGGTGAATTAGTCAGTAGCACGCACTTGGCTGATTGTAAATACCGTATTGATATGGATTTTAGAGAAAATTATCTATTATCATTATTAAATATTGGCTCCAATGATGTTCAATTCGTGGGAATCTGTGGTTTCGGTGGCATCGGGAAGACAACTATTGCCAAAGTTGTGTATAATCGCAACCTTTCAACATTCAATAGGCATAGTTTTCTTTCAGACATTAGAGAACAAGCGACGCAATGCATGGGTCTAGTGTCGTTGCAGAAGCGATTTCTTACAGATATCTTCCAAACAGACTTTGACATAGGTGATATTCATAGGGGGAAAAAACTGATAGAAGAAAGAGTTTGTAAAGAGAAGGTTCTTGttgttcttgatgatgtggACGCTAAAGAACAGATAGATGCTTTGGCTGGTGGACTCAATTGGTTTGGCCAAGGAAGTAGGGTCATAATTACAACCAGAGACGAACATATTTTGAACATGGCTAACGTCAATAGAGATAAAATATACTGGCCTCAATTGCTAGATCATGAGCATTCTCTTCAACTATTTAGTTGTCATGCCTTTCAAAACAACCAACCTCCTGAAGATTATATGCAACTCTCACTTGATGTGGCATTCCATTCTGGAGGGTTGCCTTTAATTCTAGAGGTGTTCGGGTCTTACTTATTAGACCTAAGTGACAGAGAAGAGTGGGAGAGTACATTACAAACATTGAAAGAAATCCCTCCTGAAGAAGTCCAGAGAAGGTTGAAGCTAAGCTATGACAATCTAGAGAACGATTTTCAAAAAACCATATTTCTTGATGCTGCATGCTTTTTCATTGGATGGGAGAAAGAAGTTGTAATTTCCATATGGGAAGCTTGTGGCTATCATCCCAAATCAGCAATATACAGATTAATTAAACGATCCCTCCTAAAATTTGAAGGCGGATTGGGTTGTGAACACTTGACAATGCATAATCACATTCGAGACATAGGAAGAGAAATTGTCTTAGATGAAAGTCGTATGGAGCCGGGGAAACGTAGTAGGTTATGGTCTGATGGCGAAATCTTGGAAGTATTAGAAGGACACACG GGAACTGATATGATAAAAGGCATGAGTCTCCCCGATCCCTCAAGGCTGCTTATTAATTTAACTAGCGAATCTTTTGAGACGATGCCCAATCTAAGATTTCTTAACATTAGTTCAGCAAAATTTATGGGAGACTTTTCGCGCTTTCCTTTTGCGTTAAGATGTTTCATGTGGATAAATCACTCTGAAATTATTTTACCAACCAATTTTTATCATAAGAGATTAGTTTATCTCAATCTATCAGGCAGTAATTTTAAACAAGTTTCGAATATCAAGCCTGAAGATGAGAATAAG CGGTTCCAAAATTTGAAAGTTCTCAATCTTAGTTACTGTAGATATCTATCCAAGTCCCCAGACTTTTCATGGTTTCCTTACTTGGAGCAATTAGATCTTCAATCATGTGATTCCTTGGATGAGTTAGACGAGTCCATCAGGCAATTGAGTCAGCTTAAAAGTCTACTTCTCAAAAGGAGCATCCTCAAGAAGTTGCCCGAGTCCATTGGTGATCTAAAATCACTAGTCAAGCTTAACTTGAAGGCAACACAAATAGAAGAACTCCCAGACAGCATTTCCAGGATGAATTCTCTCAAAGAGCTTATTCTCAATCAGTGCAACTCACTCAAAAAGTTGCCCTAG